Genomic DNA from Panthera uncia isolate 11264 chromosome E3, Puncia_PCG_1.0, whole genome shotgun sequence:
TCCAGCCCACACCTGTGCCCTCTCAGAGTCAATAATCTCTACCCCACATGCCTGTCTTGCCCTCCTTCCCAACACATTTCAAAGCCCATGTGcctcacctcccaaaggccccataaCCAGAAATCCCTTTCCCGGATACCCTCTGTGCCTGTGCCATTGGCTGACTCCAGACGGGGCCCTCTGGGTGTGATGCTTTGGGTGCAATTCAACCTGATTTTCCCACTGTGAGCGTTCCACCTCCTCCATGTGATGGGAGCCTCCCAGGGTAGGGCCTTGGCCAGCCTTTTAAAGTCAAAAGGTTCCAAAGGGCAGAGATGGTGtcttccatccattcatccaacaaacacTTATATTTCACTCACATATTTCACTTGTGTATTATCATTCTGTGTCAGATTCTATGACAGTCACTGGGATAGAGATTATGGTAAAAAGACCCCCAGACAAATGACCCCAAGCCAACATAGTGAGGGTGGAGCTAGCTGGAAGTACAGGGTGCTGTGCAGCCTCAGAGAGAGGGACTgtgatctggggtggggggggcaggctgCCTCAGAGAAGGCCACAGGTGAGAGGGTCCCTAAAAATTCTCTCTCCTGACACCACAGAGACCAACCATCTCCCTGCCTttgggcccctccccagccccttcccaagGCTGAGGCCCGCCTGACAACAAGGCTTGCCTGCCTGTTCCACACCTGTGAGGAAGCTGATGAAGGCTGACACCAAATTGTGCTTCCGGGTCCTCGGAAACAGCTGAGATGCAAAGGACACCAGGATGAAGGTGGTGAGGAAAGACAGGACAACCGCGGACAGCAGGAAAACGCGGCCAAGAATGATGTacactgtgggggaggggaggctgggctgcAGCTGGACACCTGACCCGTGACAAGGGACAGAGCCCCGCAGAGCCTGCAAAGAGAAGCCCCCCCACCAGCTTACCACCCTCAGTCCCACAGCATGGCCTGGGACCCCAGCTCTGACCCCTCCACTTTGCCCCCAACAATGAATGCTCTGGTTCCAACATCTTGTTCCCCGTGACATGGAAgtgtatggggaaaaaaaaattagatggaCAAACAGTCATTTTAGTAAGCAACATAAATGATACAAGTTGCATGTGGAAATGTGAAGAACTCCATCAATACTGGTCACACTGAAATAAGTGGCTGGTGCAAATCAGAACCTGTGAGGTTGAGATGTTCTGAACTCTGTGGGGAATGCTTATTTAATTATCCCAGTTAACACAAGTCATGAAATAGATCCAAAATAGCAGAGCAAGGGACTTGATGACAGGGTGATTTATTCCCCTATTATTGGCATGATTCAGACCCATGTTAAAATGAGGTTTTTAGGGTTTCTTTGTTTGGGGGGGTTGGTgcaaaaaaagatgattttattaaagcatggggacaggacccaagggcagaaagagctgctgtTAATATGAGTTTTTATAGTCTTCTAAGCACGCAGAGATGGACAGCTGGGGGTGGGACAAAAAGACAAACGTATCACTAAACTCCCAAGACAAAGGTATCACTAAACTTCTAGAATCTACTCTTGGGCTAAACCAATGGTTTTCAACTGGAGGCAGGTTTGCACCTCCTCACCCCAGGGATATTTGGCAATGCTAAGAGGTAAgttggttgtcacaactgagggtacggggtgctactggcatcaaGTGGGCCGTAGAGGGCAGGGGTGCTACTAACTGTCCTGCAAACAACAGGAGAGCCCCGCAACAAAGATTTTCCAGCCAAAGTGTCAGTAGTACCGAGGCTGAGCAATTCCAGATCAAGGAGCTCACACAGTGTGGCCCATCTTCCCCCAAAGAGGCTTCTCCTCTTCTGTTATCAGGAGAGAACCCCTATATCCCCCAGGTTCACCTCCTTTCCAAGACAGACATCCCCCTGACCCTCTCAAGCCCCTTATAAAAACACAGCCTCGAGTGCATCCACAGTCCACTGAGCTCGTATTTCTGTGCATTCCCTTCGAAATGTGGTCCTCAGGCCTGAGCACATTCTCTGTAGAGCAGCCACCCACAGTCGGACGCGTGTTTGACAAGTGAGGCTGAAATCCAGCCTCACAGAGTAGGGCAGGACCCCCGCCCCTCCATCCTAGATGGATCCAGCCCTACCCCGCAAATAAACTTTGTTGCTGACACATTTGCTCCTGACCCTGGTGGTCAACCTGATATTATCAACCTTCTCCTGGCCACTACTTTCCTCTAACCCCAAAAGTAGAGACTCAGAAAATGCCCTTAGGGGCTTATTAAATTCTGTCCTCTCTGTCACCCAAAGTGCCCACACTGgccccatctccctctgccccatccccacctccatcCCTCCTTACCTGATAAGGGTCGAGGCTTCCAGCATTTGATATGGAAGCAGTTCTCAAACAGGCCACTGAAAAACACTTCATGGGACTCCTCGTTTACAAGCCGCACCCAGAAGGGAAAGATGGAGACCAGCAGTATAAGCAGGTAGCCCAGGGAGGTCAAAGCTGGGGCTATGGCCCACGTGAACCCCTTCATGTCCTTGTCCTCCAAAGTCAGCATCACCTGTTCAAGGGAAAAGTGAAGGCTTCTCAAGTGGAACACAGGGAAGGAGATGATGCCTGCACAAACGGTAGCACATATGTGAGGCTCGGGAAATGTTGATTTCCTTGCCTGGATAAACTTTCAGCCTCACAGACTTCTTCAGCAGAcctaaaaaaatgcataaaacatttttttttgccgCTAAGTCACTGGGTGATCTTGGGTAAGCAGGGTCCCTTCTCTGAGCCCTAATTTCCACCTCAATAAAACGAGGACGTTGGAATGGGCCATCCCCAAACCCTTCCAACCCTAAAGTTCTCACTGCTCAGTTCTGTTAACTACCACCCACCTACAAAGACCCTCCCCACTAAGCTTGGCAGGCAGCTAACAGTTAAGAGCTTTGGGGATTTCAGAATGATGATGAGAGAGATAATAAGGATAATGAGGTGCAAAGCCCTTAGTGTGAGGGGTTGCTCTCTCCAGTCCTCATTCTGTGTGAACATCCATGCTCAGGCCCAACACCTGGAGAGGCTCCAATGCAGACCCCCCAAACTGCAGCCGGGGCAAGAAGAGTCTCTAAGGCTGTGGGACCTGCTGATCACCACAAATAGGACCAGCCTAATGGCGGAGGGTGGAGTGCGGGTGCCCTCCTGCACCTCCTACCCAAACACGCTGCGTATAACCAGGTACACAGAGTGCTCTTTGAGTGCTGGCAGAGTGGTTTGGAAACATCCCAATGTGCTTTTACCTCCTTCCTGTCACTACTTTTTCTTGTTCCCACCTGAACAACttcatccttccctctctccaaagCTCCCCTTTAGACGCTCCCTCCACCCTCCAGGCCTCACTGATGAGTCACTTGAACTTCAGGGCCCCAGTCTCCTTTGCTCTCAAATGATGGGAGTCGGTTGGCCCGGAGAGCAGTCCCAGCTCTAAAACTGTCCGGTATAAGTCATGGCTACATTTTGACCCCCCTGCTCTGGGTGGGACAGAGGACACTCGACATTGTCTTTCGATGGTCTGtgtcctgcctgccccctgccccccccccacaacctcaATTTGTCTAAAACCACCCTTCGTGTTTTCCCCATTTCAGCCATTCTCCATCACCACGTGCTGGCATGCAGCGTGTGCcggcctctccctgtctccatgtCCCCATCTCATCTGCCTTCCTTGTCCTCCCAGGCTTCCTCTCTGAAAGTCCCCACACCCACACTGTTCCTGCCCCATGCCCACAGGTCTCCCTCTACTCCTGGAATACCAGAGCCATCCCCAACTcctccagcctccttccccacTTTCCTCCTCAAAGCCCAACTCTCCTGTGAAGCTCAGCCTGGTCCTGGCCACTGCACACAGCCCTCCCAGCCATCAGCCACTATCCATTCCCTCCACACTTACTGGACGCCCCATGACCAGCTTAGGCCAAGGGGGGTGATTCAGGGATGAAAACAGACAGGAACTCGCAGGCTCTTGGTAACTACGGGGTGAGAGACACAAAAACACGTCACAAGGTGCAATGctttcctctcccctgcctggCTTACTTCAGGGCCAGGCATACCCCAGTCCTATCTTCCCCCCTGTCCGGCTGCTCACCAGTGAGAAGGACCTTCGGAACAGCTCTTAGCACTGGGCCTGGATGACTGCGCCCCACAGATATACAACTTGTGGGGTGCATTGATCTAGGCCAGACTCGAAGGACCATAGACCTGTTAATATGACAGGGGATTTGTACATCCTTTTGTAGTGTTGAaacagagcaggagagaaagaccCACCACTGGTCCAGAATCCCACAGTCAGCCAGCCCTGGGGCAAGGACCAGAATCCCACATGGCTGCCTCTCCCACCTCAGCTGACCAGGCCAGCAGTTTAGTTTGGAGTTTAGTGGCCAGTGAATTCTTCCTACTAGGTAAGCTCATTTGCATGtgtgagaaagggagagtgaagGGGAGGGGGGCGATTTAGAActgccaactttttattttgccaaaaacattcaaaataaaacaaaaacaactgtcAGCTACTATTACACAGAGTGttttaactattatttaaaaaggatCTGTGACACTGAAAAGTAAAAGAGCTGCTAGCTACGTGGAGCCTGGAGGACTGGCATCTGGGAACCAGGGCTTGTGCGGAGGCTTCTCACTCTGGGCTCCCTCTGGGACAGTTCTGAGCTACCCTGCAGCAGCCAGAATGCACCCctgtccccgcctcccccccccccccccaaggccgTGCAACCCCGGGGTCAGCTGGGACCCGCGCTAGGGAATGAATGAGGTGGGTGACATAAAGTACATCGGGGTTGGAATGGTGGGGGTACCTGTCAGGGTCACAGGGTGCCTCACTCCCTTTTCCCACCAGTCATTAGTGGCAACTTGGGCAGCAAATTGATCCGGGTTTGCTCTGAGGTTCCTTCCTGCTGAAAAGCCTCCTGGGCCCTTCCCTTGCCCCAAAGCCACAGTGACATTTTCCAGAAACAACAATGGACCCAGATCTgatcatccccccacccctgccacctctGATCATCCCCCCAGCCCCGCCACCGCAGTGGGTCGCAAAAGCCTGGGGAGTGGCCTGAAGGCGGCAGTGGGAGGGGTGTTGGGGGCCCTCTCCACGCCCCCAATCCTTGGGCCCACCTTGCCGCTCCCTCCCGGGtggtctctcctccctcctggggCACCTTCGGGGTTTCCGGGTCTCTAGGGCAGGGCTTCCCTCTAGGCCAGCCCCTCATCCAACCCTTTGGCCCAGAGCTTGTCCCTCTGTCCAGAGCTTCCGTTGGCCCGGAGGCGGGAGCAAGAATGCGCCCTCTCCTGACAGAGCCCACGGAGCCCGCGGGGCCCtggggcggagggtgggggcTCATCGGCCCTGCAGCCTCACCTGCCCACTCACCTGGCCCTCAGCCCGGGGTACCTGACCTCCGGGGCTGTTTGCAGAACGGACCTCGCGCACCCGTGCGCCAAACGGGGTGGAAGTGATCTCGAGCCGGGCAGATCTGAATTcgaattccagctctgccattacCAGCAGGGTGTCCTTGGGTAATTTACTTCTTCTTGGGTGTCAGTTTTCTCGTCTgtgaagtgggaataataatagtaactccTCTTGTTGGAGGGCTAAAAGGGTCCAATGACACGTCCAATGACAAGCCCCCCTGACTCCTCAGGAGCCTGCCAGTTCATTCCCCTTCTCCAAGACCCTCATCCCTGATCACCCCACTCCTGCAGCCTCCCAAGCCTTTATCCTGTGCATGGGCCTGATCACCCTCAGGCCTCCCGgcccctccatccctctccccttctctgccctcccctaagAAGGCTGGCTACACTTCTCACCCTGGCGGCTGGTTTCAACCTGGGGGAAGACTCTTCAGAGAGGGCAGGACTAACTTCCGGCTTTGGGAGACAGGTAGGGGGTGGCCACACTTAGAGCTGGATAAACCACCAGCAGCACCACACACAACCCCCACTCCGCCCCACTTTGAGTCTGCTTTCACCAAGGAAATGCATTTGTAACTCTAAGATGTTTAAAAGTCAGTATCATGTCTGGCACCTGCTCACCTCTCCTCTGGCCCTGACATATTCAAAACCGAGATGGGATTGGCCACTAATTCACCCAGTCACCTATCACGTGAGAGGCATGTGACAGGCCCCTATACTGCTCAGGATTGTATCTCTCAAAGTTTCAGAACCCAATTTGTAAATGTTCACCGGAGACAGCCTCCACAGGCTTAGCTGGCTCTGGGCAGAGGTCCAGCTGGCAGGACCAGAGCTAGGCCAGGAAgaccctcccccttcccacaaccttCTGCCCTCATCTCAGACAGATAACTCTGATCTCCTCCACCCGATAGGTTTTCATTCTCCAGGTGGCAGGGGAAACAATTCACTTCCAGACTCCAGTCTTCACATTTAGTCATCCTGGAGGAAAAGAAGGTTTTCCTCACCCTATTCTCACCCTCTCCTTGTTTCAAAATTTCCCAAGTAAGCATTCTGATTAGCTCAAGTCACATGCTCATTCCACTCTGGCCAGAGAAGATAAGTCAACTGTGCTTCACAGTGGCCAGGCAGACAGGGTCACTGAGAAGTCAGCAATGTGGATTACATATCTGGATCAACATAAAAACTTTCTTAAAGGAAGAGGAATGGTGTCTTCAG
This window encodes:
- the TMEM225B gene encoding transmembrane protein 225B isoform X2 — translated: MLTLEDKDMKGFTWAIAPALTSLGYLLILLVSIFPFWVRLVNEESHEVFFSGLFENCFHIKCWKPRPLSVYIILGRVFLLSAVVLSFLTTFILVSFASQLFPRTRKHNLVSAFISFLTGASAFLALLLHALEIQNLRMKPSPPKFSVQWPYYVLGFAILLFIVAGAICLFQEAACLRCRLLPNSQSIQETQGVIHLENMESLGGDLSSIQKETLLKEETII
- the TMEM225B gene encoding transmembrane protein 225B isoform X1, producing MGRPVMLTLEDKDMKGFTWAIAPALTSLGYLLILLVSIFPFWVRLVNEESHEVFFSGLFENCFHIKCWKPRPLSVYIILGRVFLLSAVVLSFLTTFILVSFASQLFPRTRKHNLVSAFISFLTGASAFLALLLHALEIQNLRMKPSPPKFSVQWPYYVLGFAILLFIVAGAICLFQEAACLRCRLLPNSQSIQETQGVIHLENMESLGGDLSSIQKETLLKEETII